Genomic DNA from Deltaproteobacteria bacterium:
AGGCGTCGAACTCGTCGGGCGTGACCCAGCGCGCGACCGGCAGGTGCTCCGCGCTCGGCGCCAGGTACTGGCCGATCGTGAGCAGCCGGCAGCCCTGCGCGCGGATGTCGACGAGCGCCTGGCGGATCTCGGCCTCGCGCTCGCCGAGCCCGAGCATCAGCCCGGTCTTGGTCGGGATGTCGGTGCGCAGACGAGCGGCGTTCGCGAGCAGCGCGAGCGACCGGTCGTAGCGCCCGGCCTTCCGGACCGAATGCTGCAGGCGTTCGACCGTCTCGAGGTTGTGGTTCAGCACGTCGGGCGAGGCGGCGAGCACCACGCCCAGTGCTTCGATCGACCCCTTCAGGTCGGGAATCAGGACCTCGATCCGGCAGCTCGGCGCCCGCGCGCGGATCGCCTCGATCGTGCGCGCGAAGTGGCTGGCGCCGCCATCGTCGAGATCGTCGCGCGCGACCGAGGTCACCACGGCAAAGCGCAGTCCGAGCCGGGCGACGGCCTTCGCGACCCGATCCGGCTCGTCCGCATCGAGCGCGTCCGGGCGACCGGTCGCGACGTCGCAGAACCCACACGCCCGCGTGCAGCGGTTGCCGCCGATCATGAACGTGGCGGTTCCCCGGGACCAG
This window encodes:
- the lipA gene encoding lipoyl synthase, with the protein product MRAWRRADGEHGERARARGRLRGRGFPCRGRPAQGVPLSQPEPRADRPAWLRARYRQTPELDGLLALVRDERLNTVCRSAACPNIGECWSRGTATFMIGGNRCTRACGFCDVATGRPDALDADEPDRVAKAVARLGLRFAVVTSVARDDLDDGGASHFARTIEAIRARAPSCRIEVLIPDLKGSIEALGVVLAASPDVLNHNLETVERLQHSVRKAGRYDRSLALLANAARLRTDIPTKTGLMLGLGEREAEIRQALVDIRAQGCRLLTIGQYLAPSAEHLPVARWVTPDEFDAWAREARGLGFAEVFSGPLVRSSYRAEQLAAAALG